The genomic segment ATGCCTGACGCAAGCGTAGTAGCCTCGCCGGCAGACTCCCGCCGGCCCTGGAGAGTGCGCCCGCGCAATGTGGCGCTGCGGGATGCTGGTAGGTCTGCATGAACGGTTGAACCTGTATCATAGGCGTGTTCCCCTCCGGGACCACGATATCGTTTATCTTAACGCAAAGCTGCTGCAGTTGCCGGCCCTTCCAGGCTGCGGCTCCGGTTCCCGCGGTTTCTGAGAGGGAGCACACATCGATGAAGAACTACGTGCAACTGTGTCTTTCTCGAAACATTAAGCAACCTACACGTCCAGTATGACCCTAATTTATAAAGGATGTGTATATGTAATTATCACAGAGCGGAAGGACTGGACGTTAAGAAATGTTAAGAATTATCCGGCACCTGcggttccagctacccaggagactgaggcgggaggatcgcttaagcccaagagttcgaggctgcagtgaaccgtgatcgcgccactgcactccagcctgggtgtcagagtgagaccccgtctgtaaagaaagaaagaaattctcccTGGGTGGTGGGAAAACACATGTGATTATCTtttttatgctttaatttttccatatgctttGTCAGTAATGAACCCAAATAAATCTTATTTCAGTTGTGGTGGATGTTATAAAGGAGCCCTGCTATGTGCTAAGGGTTAAGGAGTGGGGACTGTTTCTTGTGCTCCACACCTTCCCAGAACGGAAGTGAGAATGAAATTGTAAGAGTCAACATGCCATGTACATTGAGAGGATTATTGTTTCTGGACAGCTCTGAGAAGCTAAGAACTAACAAGAATCATCTTTAATCTCATGTAGTGACCAGTTGTCCTTTCAATGATAGCCTGTCTTTTACCCACTTGTAATGCTGTCTCACCTATAGCAAGTTTCTCTGTACTTTTTAATCTGGGagaaattttttaatcttttatctttttacctGTTAACATTATGTTATCggcaatataaaatattcaaaagcatATGAGTTCACAGATTGAAAAGCCTAACGACCATGAAAAGATGTTTCTCTGTCCGTCCatttgttgttgatttctagtaGAAAATAACGAACAGTAGGAGCCAAAGGATTAAAGattgtggtttaaaaaataaaattgatcaaATTCACATAGTGTCTTTTGGCAGGTCTTTTTTGTATGACAACTTAGAAAAggctgccattcttttttttttttttttttggaggaacaGTTCTGGACAGCTAGAGAaacaagtttgagaaccattggaGATATATGTATGTTGTAAAACTGAGCCGGAATTACTGCGCTTGCCGCTACATGGTGGTGTTGCTGAAAATGATAGTCACGCTTAATTTGTGGAAAGACTAGATTTGTAGAGAGACATTCGCTCTGCTGGAGGTCATGGTAGACGTTGAtaattacacacaaaaaatatgtaattaccAAGTATGACAAGTGCTGAAATGCAAAGCTGACTTGGGGATACTAATGAAATAGATTGCTAcctcttttaaaagtaaaattactctTGTCTGAAAACAGGAACTTAAATATGCAGCACATTTATTAGTCTATGATTTGAAGTTCTTATTATCTGTCTGGATTTATATCTGATTATTTGCAGTTTATAAGACTTAACCTCTTCTCCAGAGATAGGACCTAGAAATCTGCCTTAAAGAAATGACCTAATTCTGTGGTCTTCGGCTTGTCTACTTTTAGAAACACTTCTCAGTAGTGATTCTTAACCTTTCATTTGGGTGAAGGACCCTTTGAGAATCAATTAAAGCTTTGGACCATCTCACACATCTTTTTGAATGTAATATCATAGGTTTCATGGATTTATAAGATCTTAACATGAGTAGAGAGTGGCACAAAGTCAAGCTAGGTGGATTCTTGCAAAACTTAAATTCTATCACCTCAAGGTTCCAAGCCAAGAACGCTGGAAGAATTTTAGATACACACTGATGTTTGAACAAGAATGGTAAGAAAGCAGAGGTTGTGTGTGAATACAGGGAGTGATGTAAGAGGGCAAGCAGAAAGGGTCCCGAGAAGTGGAGAGAGAAATTCTGCTTCCTCTAATGTACTGCATTCCTCTTTCCCTCTACTTCCCCATCTCATCTTTGTGCTCCTGTACACTTAATGCAACACTATTGGAACTTGAGACTTCAGTTTactcttttttccctctaattTTGACCCACTCTGGCAGGTGAAATTGAGACAGAAGCATTCCAAAGAAGAACCGAAAAGCACTGAGGAACTCAGATGTGACTTTGGGTGAATACCTACCCCCTATGATGTTATTCCCTCATCTCTAAGTGGAAGCGATAATCActgcctggcctatttcacaGACTTTTGTACAGATCAAATAAAATAGTTTATGGGAAAGTAAATGTTGAAGTGTCACTGAGAGGTAAGGAACTATTATATGGTTGTGCTGCCCTCATTATGttgtacaataaatataatggGGATATGAATAATTTTACAGTGAATGCATCCTGATGGTAAAAAATTTAATCTATACCCAAAAGCAGGTAGGCAGATAGGAGGGAAACAATATTGTAACATCCACTGtaccagtggttctcagccttaGCTGCACATTAAGATGATCTggagagcttttaaaataaaaacatcctaAATGCAATGCTATACCCTGGAGTGGATCCTGaagcagaaaaaggacattagtggaAAAACTCATGAAAACTGAATAATGTCTCTAGTTAATGGTAGTTTAACTATcctaatttcttagttttgacaaatggaCCGTGGTTATATAAGATGTTAATATTGGGGTAAACTGGGTGAAAGGTATATAGTAACTTTTGTACTATCATGACAACttttttataattctaaaattatttctccaaaaattattatttaaataaaacaattaaaaataaatatacctatGCCTGTACATCACCCAGATGGGGGAATCATAATCCCTGGGGGATAAGTCtagacatatatgtatttttgaaactTTCTCAAGTGAGTCTAATGTACCAGAAGGGTTGAGAGAACCACTGCTCTCTCATGTTCATTATACCATAAATACCTGAGGGACTAGGCTACATCAAAGAACCCTGCCTTGTTCTTTGATGTAGCCTagtacccagcacagtgcctaTGCAGAAAGCTTGTGCAAGTGTGTTCTTGCTGAATGAAcctttatttgcaaaaatatcCTTAGTCCTCTgaaataacagaaggaaaactgaaCACAAAAAATACCAGGGTAGATTTTCAGACATCTTCCCATCCAGAATAGTTTCTATTCCTTCCCCCTGTCTCTTGTCGTTTTCAGTTCATcttcaccattatcaccatcttTATCATGTTCCTAAAATACTAAAATTGCCACTCCGTTGTTCAAAAATCTTACTTCTTTCCCtattatttaacaaatgataTACTTCTTGGTAAGGTATGCAAAATTCTCTGTGCTCTAATAACATAAGCTTTTTCATGCAAGCCTGCTACTATTTTATATGGACTCTATATTAACCATAGTTTGCTTGCCATTCTCTTGAACGTGTCTTGAAGTCACCCTTCTCTGTGTCACATACAGCAATGCTGCTATCCTCATCTACGCAAATCCTTTCCATCTTTCAAGGCTCCATGCCTGTGTAATGTTTTCAGGTCATTCCAGCAATGACCAGAGCATTCTCTGTTTGTATCTACCATTTAAATGTCACCAacacttaacattttcttttttaattatttgttttctgttttatttccccATGAAACTAAATTAAATCCCCCATGGGGTGTCATATAGGTCTTCTAACCCCACAGTTCTTAACATTATGCCATCCACACAGTTAAGCATGTAATAATGATTTAATGTACATTTTGCACaaacacaatatttaaaaagtaaaaacagaaaatcaaaattcAAATACAAAAGTAAACTACATTCATCACTCCAAAATATCTTTTAAGGAGATTTGTTAAAACTAACCAAAAGAGCCAACTAAAGCCTGAATAAAATTTTGATGCTACTGTTACAAGAAAACTCATGTAGCACTTAACATTTCCCCAAAATGTAAGTGTTCAATCTTAGTCATTTATCTGCTCTTAAGACTTACATAATTTTCTTAGGGAGGAAAATCCACTATCCAGTCCTCTCCCCTTCTTTATTTGTCTCTTCCCACCGCTGTCCTCcccacaacacatacacacatacacactcacacacactctagCATAATATTATCTATGTGGTAGAGCCTTAAAAAAATGTTAGTTATTTCAGATATGgtctacaaatagaaaaaagagtAAGTATCAATGAGCATTGTGAAAAGTTTTACAATATTTTGAGAAAGTCACGCATAAACTTTTAAGCTGTGTATTCCACTGGACTACAACTTTATGGTTGAGCattgttaaaacaaaacataactatAGACATCATTTTCTGGATGAATCTCATTCATAATTGctggtatttctggttcttctgctttgggtttttctttcacttctgtaaaataaaataaaatagataaacagATTCAATAAATTGTATTGGGGCAATTGACTATCCATTTGGAGGAAGAAAAACTACTTCACAACATTCACAAAAACAAACTACAGATGGAGCAAATATTTAAACACCATAAAGTTATAgaaataatagtatttttaataatCTTAGGATTCTAAGTAGAACACAGAGACCAGACACCATAAGGGAAAAGACTAGTAGGGTTGAatacctaaaaattaaaattatgtatggCAAAAAACACTATAAACAAAGTTAAACCAAATCAAAGAcaactagaaaaatatttgtaacatatacacagtaaaaactattatttaaagagattttttaatcagaaaaagatAGAAATCAAAAATGTTGAATGGGACAAAGATTCAAACagacaattcttttaaaaattatatttataataatcctGAGATGTCTAGCAGCATTAATTATAAAAGGGGGTGATTAAGACCATTAGGTGGGTTTTATTTTTGAACCTATTGCTTCttagccttttggctaagatcaagtgtattTTTTAACCTAGCAGACaggcaaaaattttttaaatgtcataataTACAGTGCGGACAAAGGTATGAGGAAAAGGCACCTGTCTGGAGGCTAGTCTGACTGACTGTAAATCCAAACTTTAAATGTGGGTACCCTTTGGCCCAACAATTTGATTTCTAGGGATTGattcaaaggaaataatcagacaaACTTAAGCCTCCAGTGCCtccattttcttatattaaaaatgagattattatTTATCCACTAGAGTTTTTAATGTTGAATAAAACAAtccacataaaatatttaatatggtCTGGCACATAGAAGAGTACCAGATAAATGTTagctaaataaatgttattcCCAATGATATGCATTGAACACTGTTGTAATAGTAAAACTTGGCAGTAACCTAAGTGTTCATCCTTACAAAGAGACTGGTTGAATAAATTATTGCATATACGTATACCACAGTACCATCCAGATGTTACAAAAGACGTCATAAAGATGGCTCCAATACTTTGGTTCAATTCATTCACTTCAGAGGACAACAAAAAAAGATGGCTCCAATATGTattgtaaatgaaaacaaaaacaagttacAGAATAGGATGGGTACTGTCCCAACCTTAACACTGGGAACTGGAGATAGAAGATGATATTATAGGGGACCTTTACTTGATATTCACTTGCATGTTGCTTTATTATAAGGAACACTTAATACTTTTATAATCAGCAAAAATAGATATTCCCATTTGTTTGgttaaacaaagcaaaaaataaaatgagcatgAATTAATTGACTATATTGACCTTGCTGGGTTTACAGTGAAACTGTTCGGAATCAGGACGCTGTTGGTTAGAGCTACTTCTCCAGCAGGGTACCCTGTGAGTGCACGTAGCGTTCACATGTCTGCTTTTCACTGCAATGTATTTCTTTAAAGTAGTTCCTCAAAACCGGTATTACTTGGAAACCAACTAACCCCATGTTTTTGTTACACTAATCTTTTAGGATAAAGAGCAAATAAACTACCAAAGGGATTTCTTTAGAAAAGTTTCCTGGGGATAATTATGGTCTGATAGACTCAGTCAGTTTCTTATACTGTCTACAGTATTATACAAAGAGAACTGAAGTTCTCAGTTATGTTTCTGAGGCAAGTGAAATTAAAGAAAGATTGcattattttcaaaatgctaTGCTTAGGAAAAAGTTTTTCAGGAAAAAATCTTGAAACAGAAAGGGCTTTTGGTAAATCTGATAAAACCTATAAAAATGAGTTCTCTAAGTAACAGATCATATTTTACACCTTTGTGCCTCCCTCAGTACCTTTTACTATGAATTTACCTGCCTTCCATTTATCAGGAAAATTAAATTTCCTAGAAACACTTCATCAAGCTTTCTTGTTAATGTAgacttaatcatttttttaaaatatgttgcaCATAATTTGTCTTATATTGGGGTTATTTCACGGACTATAGCATCTTATAATGGATAGAGAGTATGAATAAGTACTTACTGTACATgcttcattttcaatttttttaactttttgaaatatGCCAAGACAGATATTGGTTGCATGAAAATATTGTTTACTTAAAACTAGCCAATGAAATTCACAGTATCCATTGAAATAACTGGGAATAACCCAGGATAGTCAGAGAAGATTGTAAATCACTATTCTGGGGAAGATATACCTACCTTGGTGCTATAAACAGCCCTTACCTTGAGGAAAAGTGTAAATATCTTTAGCATCTTCCTGGTGTGCTTTAGGATCCTGGCCTTGGGGCCCACCTGTTTCTTGGTATGGTTCTGAAAAGCATTCTTTAGGCATATCCTTATTCTTATATGTCTTAGTAGAGAGGTCTTCAGGCCTTGGTGTTTCTTGGTGTATTTCAGGTGAATTTTCTTTAAGCTGGGGTATCTCTTGGTATGTTTCAGGTAAATATTCTTCAAGCTGAGGTGTTTCTTGGTGTATTTCAGGTGCATATTCTTCGAGCCCAGGTATTTCTTGATACATTTCAGGTGAATATTTTTCAGACCCAGGTGTTTCTTGGTTTATTTCAGTTGAATAGTCTTCAGAATAAGGTGTTTCTTGGATTGTTTTATGAGAGGGGGCTTTaggcaaagtaatttttttacatgttttatgaGAAAGCTGTttaggttcaactgattcttggtgtgtttttgcagaaAGGTCTTTAGGCTCAGCTATTTCTTGTGTTTTAGGAAAAAAGCCTTCTGTCTCAGCTCTTCCTTGATCTGCTTCATTGTATTCCTCTggttctgctgggttttggtcaGTGTCAAGAATATAACCTTTAGGCACATCTGGTTTTGGATTCGCTTGAAGAGAGCATCCTTCCAGGTCAGCTGGGTCTTCAGATGTTGGACAAGGAAGGACTTTGGGTACAGCAGCTTCTTGGCACATTTTAGGAGCCAGATCTTTTCGTTTAGCCATTTCTTGGTACATTTTGAAAGGATGGTCTTGAATTACAGCTATTACTTGGCATGTGTTAGGAGAGATGTCTTCAGGTTCAGCCATGTCTTGACATAttttggaagaattgtcttgaagTCCAGATATTTCTTGGTACATTTTAGGAGAGAGGTCTTCAGGTTCAGCTACATGTTGGCATGTTTCAGAAGAATGGTTTTGTACTGCTATTTCTTGGTACTCAGAAGAATTCTCCTGATGTATATTACCTTCTTGACATATTTCAGAAAAGCATTCCTCAGGCACAACTTTCTGGTGGGGGGCTACTGAAGGAAATACTTCGGTTATACTCCTGGGTGGCTCAGTTTTTTTCTCTATAGGTGTCAGTGCTTTCTCCACTATTTCCTTTTCTATCTGTGACTGAGGCTCCACCTTCAATTCTGTATTTTGTtgtctctttctgcctctttgaTTTCCTTTTCCTGTTCTCTGACGCTtgtgttttttctgttctctgcagAGAGATCAGAATTAGTGTCAATAATGGTGCTACAGAATTCAAATAAATGCTGTAATAACAGTGCCAGGTCTCCCACTGCCTTGTTGCACAAGGATCATGAATTagtcacttaatctctctagGCTTCAATCTCTTTGTTTGTAAAATGAAGGAGCAGAGCTAGATGTTCTCAATTCTTAGGAGAGGGAATGTTTCTCCAGGACTTCTTGGCATTGATGCCTTGCTTACCTGGAGCCCTCTTGGTGGAGCTtggtagtgtgtgtgtatgtgtgtgtgtgtgtgtgtgtgtgtgtgtgtgtacacacatgttaTAGCATGTTCTTAAAATTTGgttatggaaaataaataattctcatTACAGATTAATAGACTGGCATTCTGGTTTATACACGAGTCTCTTTGCATTTAGTCTGTGTATGTTACTTCTCTACCCCTGAGCAGCCTGCAGGTGGATGCTGTAGATAGCTTGATTAACAATACATTGTCTAGTGTGAAGAATTCTAAGTTGCTACAGTACATTTCAAATGAGGTATACTGTAAATGGGTCAAAAGCCGCAAAAACACTTCTTGAAGTTAAGAACCCTGGTAGCTAGGCATGAGTGGCCATATTATACCTATCCCTAATTAATAGATTAAAGATCTAGAAGATGAAAGGATATGCATAGAAATTGCAGCCAGTGACAAATTGTTAGGCACTGCAAATATAAGCAAATACAGATGGCTAATACAgatgggctgggggctgggggaagtACTATAAATAatcatttcatcatttttctaaATCTACTGAAATTCTGTTTCATGCTACCCGCTCCATGGAGCCTTCTCTGACAGACAACAGGACTAAAATGTTCTCCCAGCTTAGCACTCCTGTAGGATTTATTGTGAGTACCATGCTAAAGGCAAGGAATGTAGGCTGTCTCATACTGCAGTTATTTCTgaataaactatattttttttagtaaacatTTTAGACACTCTTTAGAGATAAAAACCAGTGTTTATTATATCTTTATAGTGCCCATCATTCcttgcatatttagaaaaagtatacCCTGTTTCCATTTTCTATATGAGGAGATCTGAGTAATATAATAGTCCATGTTCTTCCCTggtagttttttgaaaaatacaaaaaatacctcTGTGGCCTAAACTTTAGTCTGTACTCTCTCATGATTGtggacaagtcatttaacctccaCATGCCTTGGTTGCCTTGTAAGTGAAGTGAGGTAAATAATATCTGCCCAATTTCATGTGGTGGTTATAAAATTACATATCATAACTTACATGAATGaattattcaaatataaattagtactCTAATATGAATATATGAAACACTTTTAGTGCTTCTATATGTCAGgtactgtttaaaataatttattttgttatctCACATAATCTTTACATCAATCTATGAAGTAGatagtattattttcattttgcaaatgacaAAACTGAAACAGAGGcattgagtaacttgcccaacaCTTGTATTTAATAATCAAGCCATATACATCATCCACCTGCAGGCTGCACAGACGAGAAGC from the Callithrix jacchus isolate 240 chromosome 1, calJac240_pri, whole genome shotgun sequence genome contains:
- the HEMGN gene encoding hemogen — encoded protein: MDFGKDQSCLKHHQTLDPLQEENHSPEVIGTWSLRNRDRLRKRKAEVQEKETSLWLFGEQKKHKRQRTGKGNQRGRKRQQNTELKVEPQSQIEKEIVEKALTPIEKKTEPPRSITEVFPSVAPHQKVVPEECFSEICQEGNIHQENSSEYQEIAVQNHSSETCQHVAEPEDLSPKMYQEISGLQDNSSKICQDMAEPEDISPNTCQVIAVIQDHPFKMYQEMAKRKDLAPKMCQEAAVPKVLPCPTSEDPADLEGCSLQANPKPDVPKGYILDTDQNPAEPEEYNEADQGRAETEGFFPKTQEIAEPKDLSAKTHQESVEPKQLSHKTCKKITLPKAPSHKTIQETPYSEDYSTEINQETPGSEKYSPEMYQEIPGLEEYAPEIHQETPQLEEYLPETYQEIPQLKENSPEIHQETPRPEDLSTKTYKNKDMPKECFSEPYQETGGPQGQDPKAHQEDAKDIYTFPQEVKEKPKAEEPEIPAIMNEIHPENDVYSYVLF